TTCGACATCAGCGATCAGAATTATGGGAAAAAACCTGCTCCGAATAATCAACGTCCGCAAATCATCTTGGATAACTGGCCCATTTAAAAGTGCATCGTTGAGGGAAATTCCGTTTGTTGATTTTGCCGAGGCATCGAACACAACCCGAACACGTGTTGTGGTGCTAGAAGCTTTGATTACCGGATGGTGGGGAAGATAGAAGTGGAGAATGTTATCGTTGGGTTCCATAACCTTTCTCATATGACCATGACTTAGATACTCAGACATGAAGTCATTGTATTCGCTCCTCAGCGATTCATTCTGATCTAGACGACGTTCCAACTGTAGCCACCTTCGTAAAGCTGCAGATTTCGATTCTCCGAGACGTGCCACAGCTTCGGGGGATTTCGGCAAACCAACTATGTACCGACCATCGTCTGCTCTTTTTACCGtctgaataaaattttcctCACATCGTGTTTCCTCCACGGAGTATTTGGACGAAGACCGACCTTCTTCGATTTCCCAAAATTTGCTCATCAATTTTTCCAAGGATTGTGAGATTGATGAATGTTGGCATAGAATAGGAGCCTCTCCACTGCTTACACCACATCGACCAGTAACCAGCCATCCGAAAACTGAGTGAACCAACATTGGAAGTCCTTCACCCAGTTGAATCCGTTGCTTTGTTGGGAAAAAGCAGAAAAAGTACTCGCCACCAAGAAGAAGATCGATaggattggatttgaaaaagtCCGGATCAGCCAATTTGATTTCTTCTGGTAAGCGCCAAGTAGAAATAGAAATGTTCGACGTGGGAAGATCCTCCGTTACCTTGGGCAGAACGTAAAACTCCATCGTTTGCGAGTAATCAGATTGAAGTGATTGGATTGAAGCTCGCATCCTCTCCTTTGTATTTGTAGGAACCTGTCCTACTCCGCTGATTTGCACCTGCACCCTTCCACGTTGGATTCGTAACCTCTGGGATAGTGACGTGGAAATGATGTTGCATTCTGATCCAGAGTCCAACAGCGCTCTCGCAGGAACCCTGCGACCAGAATCGTCCTGCACCCAAACAATCGCTGTGGCCAAGAGAATTTTTTGAGCTGTTCTGACCACATTGGAAGCAACCTTCTGCGCTTCATTTCCTCCGCTAGTAGATGCACCATCGTTAACTGCTTGACCAATCCTAGGACCACCAGATTTTACCCGTTGTGAATTTCGGCCCTCTTCCGTTTTAAAGcatactaatgtgtggtggcgCCCCTTGCACCGCCGACAGGAAAATTTAGATGTACACTCTTGAGCCCTGTGTCCCCTACGAAAACAGTTCCGGCAAAGCGATTGAAGACGCAAACGCTTTTCCCTTTCCTCCACTGGCAACCTTCCAAAAACGGGACACGTGTGTAAAGGATGAGACTCTGAACAGCAGATACATTTCCAGGATTCCGATGGTAATTGAACCGCACCGTGACTAGCGACCTTGATATGATTGGATTTCCGATTAAGTGATTGGGTTGGCTCAATAGTTTTTGTGGGTAGAGAATCTAGAATATGGATTCGACGACGCAAGAACTCAACAAAATCTTTCAAAGTTTCCTCTTCCATTGTGGACGAATGCTCCTCCCAACTCCGACGTGTTTTATCATCCAACCGAGAACTCAAAACGTGAATCAAGAGAAGATCCTTGTAGTCCGATGCTTGAATGACTTGATCCAAAACCTTCGTCGCCTTATCGAAACCCTCAACCAGCTTGTAGAGATCCGTGGCCGATTCCTTCCTCAAGACAGGAAGGTCAAAGATGTTCTGAACCTGCcgttttttcaaaaccttgttGTTGGAATACCGTGCTACAAGCAAGTCCCATGCGATCATATAATTCGATTGTGTCAAAGCTAACGACGAAATTACTGATAATGCTTCTCCTTCTAATTGGCTTCGCaagtaatgaaatttttcaatcattggcAAGTCAGGCGAATGATGAATTAGCGACAAGAATAAGTCCCGAAAGGCCAACCAATCTTCCACATTTCCCGAGAATTTAGGCAGACTTATTAGTGGCAACTTAACATGTGGATGCGAGGAGGTAATAATGGTGGACTCATGGGTCGGTAGGGCAGCACTTATTTCAGAGCACATCCGAATTCTCGAAGTTAGGAATGCCTTCAACTCgaagaatttattttgaaaatcaaggcGATCTTTTACATACCGATTTTCCTCTCCTCCAGCCTCACCATCCGCATCCTCCACTTCTGTAAACGCTTCTTCGACCTTTTCCCACAGTGGGTCGAGTTTTTCCAGTCGCACCGCCAGCTCACCGGAATCCCTATCCTCGTTGTACCTTTCCATGAAGCTGTAGATGCCCGAAAATGTTGCCAGCAGGCCTCGTAGTACCGACGTCTTGGATCGAGTTTTCGACATCTCGATGCGGCTTCCGTTGATGACTCACCCTGACGAAgaagaacgaaaaaacaaaagaaGCACCCTTGGGGGGATAGAAATTGATTGGAGAGGTACGCACCTGCTCCCAATCGAAATTGGGCCTTGTATTTTTTACGAATGCTTCTTTGCACGCAGCTTCAAACGTTGTAGCGATGACCAGAGCCGTAGTCGAAAACCAACCTCGCTTTGATCGGTCCACGAAGGGTCCAAGTTTCGGATTTCCGAAAACCGTTTTAGATAAAGATGGACTCCTTGCCCAAATCCAGATTCGATacgatgatgtaaatttactaGAAGTTACCGTCCGTAACTTTCACCAACAATGTCACGCACCAGCTTGAATTAGGAAAATGGTCCAAGCGTAACACCGTACACAATTGATGAAGGAAGTTTGGAGTGGTACTCACCTGCTCCCGATTAATTCGGGcctttggtttttattaaatatcgggAAGCAGGCTACCGTTCCTCCAACCGTTGAGCTGATCCAAGCCAACCGCTAGAATGGAATTCCTCCGGGTGATGAAAATAACGTCTCAACCAGACCAAGTTATTTTCCGCTGTGCTCCGATACGGGGAAGATAATCAGGTCTCGATGTCCTTGGAATCGATCGGCACCAGGAACCAGGATATAgaatcgaaaaaacaaaaagtgaaacACCGGACCAACACGTGTGGTATTTTGGAGTGCTACTCACGTATTTTCTTAATATTCAATGCCTTGTATATTAAGAAATCCAGAATTTGGTAATAGGATAGCTTAGCTCCCAGAGCTCAGCTTCAGCGTTGTTCAGGAATGTTCCGAAAGGATGATAGATACTTGGAAATGGTTCCACGTGGGTTGCACAAATCCTTTTGTTCAATGGCGTCCGATGGTTGCCCCTTTGTTACCGATTTCCCTATTGTGCGACCACGCGGCAATGGCGGAAAGAAAATCcttttttgatcgaaaaaagTCCGGTTTCCGGTTCCGATACCTCCaacatccggttcgaaggaccaataATGATGGAGAACCGACCAGGTTCTTTTTGCTGAAGGTACCTTGGGATGTGTTTGTTGGCGAATAGATCCTACCATAGGATCTTTGGTTGGTAACGTTAAATCCTACCGtccaaaatggtttgaaaattcCGGAATTTCGGGGTAAATTTGGCCTTTTCCGAATCCTGAGACCACACGGAATCACACTCGCGTATTTAAGTtaggaaaaaacaattttattaaattcaataataacACCACTTAATTTATTGTACTCTATATTCTTCTAACTTAAATTCTACGCAAGAAAAATGGTCGATGCCGAACGATGGTTGGACGATCGCGGCCGAGGATCAACTGCTTCGGGTGATCGCGCCAAAATCGTCGGGTGCTCTCGGCTACTACTCCTGCTGCTAGTCGACGATCATTGTGTTCGCTCTTCGGGTCCGTTGAGTAGTAGCTCACCTTAGTGAGCTGGTGTAGTGCGGTGTAGTAGCTGACAGCTTCGACGAACGGGTCGAGGGGCTTTTGTATAAACAGACAGAATGGGACACCTTTTTGGTGTCAGGATTCTAAATacgcatttagattttttttctatcagtttttatacttaaaacttaaaaaaaaaagttgacatgaatttgagaaattcttgcacttttttttttaaactgtaaaacattgcacaaaatctttttattactttaatgatgccttttgggtcacaaagcatcagtgtaaaattagggatgatttggttgattcctgagttagcgcaacgcgtttcatttttgtatggaaatttgtatggaagaaaaaagttttgcacattaaatcatccagaaaattcaaatgagcttgaaatgaagtcaatctttgatttttggttttgactattcttaagcttcattttttgctaacatgacaagcagcaaagaatttcatgaaaaaagttataatcattagaaaataaaaaaaaaatctgaatccattgaaaagtatttaaaaatggcagactttttGCATTTAAATAATAACATGAAATGTTTccgcaaaggttatataaatcaataaattccctGGAAATGTAAAgctgttttttgagattttttatttccatcctacgcttacacagctttcaaataagcagacaaaaacgcaaaaatttgtaaaaataattttgtaaacaaattttgtataacatcgaataacttttccggtgtacaagttaggtttgtgcttcGATCACATggattgtactgcaagaatcaaggaatatttttctttgaaagttgaatttttttggaactttcagtatatctctggcgatttttgaatgaaaaattttgttttcccatataaatttccatacaaaattaaaactcgttgcgctaaatcaggactgaatggatcgcttccaaaatttttatggcTTTTTCTGGCAgctaaaacaatcaaaaaaagttatggaaggtgtaaaaatttgaaatctccatacaaagtttgcagcggtctagtatgtatgtatgttggttatccaccatgcgagcacggattcaccgcagtttctgtcaaagtatgtgctcacatgcattctttagattattaagttcgacaaatctccaatgcaacgcgtacaccatacccgaaccccatggcttcgtatgaactgttatggagtgaatcagggccgtaggaagaaccgactcatggggtggagggaagggggggggggtttggtgactgattttaaactatgattttttgcccaaaaaatcatgaatacaaaaaaaaattttaaacgattttttttagtgaCTATATGATTATTCTTTTTTAAGTACTTCTACTTAAAAAGTTTTCGCATTAaatactttagaaaattggtccttaACTTTAAACGTGAGCTAAATTCACTTCTATCGATggtgaaaatctttgaatttgttcaagatACTGTTTCATAAAACTAAGTTGATTTGGGCATAAGATAAGCTTTTTTTAGGAGAATCTTCATTTTCTTAAGAAAACTTATTCTTAATTCAAATCATGCCCAATCTTCCAAGTTATTTTGCAAACtcaaagatttgaaacattgatgaaaataataatattttcaaaaaataatattttcaaaaatagtaagagataaaaatcatcagattttcggatcaaattttcttgatgcaaacttgaaccaaatttatgatttaagtatgaaatttggttttaaaaactcgtttctgaaacataaaatgtaaaaatttgatgcccttaatgtgttaataataTTATACAATACActgggaaaatataaaattttgtgcagattctTTAGGTGGATGgaagatgtttctttaacagcaaatttttcataaagaatcaattccataatgaaaatcctgtggatgattttcgAATCCTTGGATCCTGTAGATGATAAATTTGGGGTTTTCGGATAAAACAAATAACTCAATTTCTACcgattatttgtgattttcactTGAATAGTGTTTGACGAGAAACATCGCAATtcagcattctatatctcagaaacccctggagtgaattttaaattagtatttttaagttacggcAAATGTTGTTTTCGATTTTGTTTACTAAAGTTTAACAATCAAATTCAGTCATACTTCAAAGTGTTGCACACTGTAAGCAATCAAAAAAACGAGAAATCTAGTAGTTGGACCGCAATGTGTTGAGTTCAAGATCTCTAGAATTCCTCGATAGTTCATGTTGatcgtaaaatttatttactatttaaatcttattctaaattttaaatctgtattctgtatctgaattctgaacataaattcaaaagttgcgctttgaatctgtatACGAATCTCCATACGATCTCTGAAATGCATGAAAAGTACGATTTTCGAATCTTatttcagatcagaattttatgagccaagttttagagcccttatgcatgaatcttttttttaattctttagtTTAGGTTAAATctaaattcactttttaaattatttattttaaatctgtgttttgaatcagaattaaaatataaatttacaaaaatctgagtCTGACCTCAAATTTTTATCGCCGCCCGTTTCgtagctttaaatttttgaacttcGTGTAAGAATTaggtttaagaacttcgaattcatatataaatcaaaatttctctttattcagatttgaaaagtattgtcaaaatattgaaagtgcaTATGATGTcgaaaaacatgtttaaaattttattttaaatgcagAAACGAATTtcaaccaggatttcaaagcttcttttaatttcaaatttcttatgattatttgaacagaaaatcaagaacCCTGAACGGAATACTTAgtccaaaatacaaaaatagaagaaacaatTTAGGTTATGGGAATCAGGGATCACAACCTTCGAAATGggtttgatttaatttaaaatttaatattcagacctgaatttcgatgaacaagtgataaaattttgaaaaagtgtggcagaattttgaacttttggtggatttttgaggttttggcattagtttttagtctagattgttactcttgattatctttactctattatcataatttgtttctgaatttaaaattttgagtgtagagtagaaaagTTCTTTTGCTGTTTTGGATCGTCATGGGGGGGGTGTAACCCCAAACCCCCCTCCgctccccgttcctacggccatggagTGAATTTATTGTGTTGATGAAGGTTGATTATGGAAGAAtaagtcaatcaggtgggctactTACTTTACTTACAGGAATTTCGGCATCCGtgtacctggccagctggcaacttaatgctcatttttattttatagtcAATTAAAGGGGGAAACACATCTAACCTGTttgccacttatgggattcgattattggtattgttattattttagcaaaattttaaatttcgaaacgcTCAGACCCCTAAGCCCCATAGACAAGTTCTTCTCACAGGCCTGttacaattcgtttatttgaaacggctcatacaaaTTGCCACAGGCCTGTTGGATtccctcattttttttattatgactcGTGTTACGTGCTACAACTAACAGATTTCAGAAAAGACTTTTCAAGCGTTCGTTAACCGATTTATTTCCTCATTTTCTTGATAtccaaaaatatgttaaaaaattgcgAACTCAAGGTCAGTTTTTTCTACCAATAAAtgtactgttactgttactgtacATATGTACTGTTCCTATGTTCAACGAACTGCGCATTTTAAACATGGAggaataaagttttcaatatgttattttgttgaaaagttttaattcaatataattttttcaagctTTAAGGTTTTTAAATAGACCATTTATGGTGccaaaaaaacgaaattatttaatttatcaacagtttttgttgtttgaatagtgtgagaaaaaaaaccatatgaaatttttattcaaatatttcttttGGGTCTTATAACTGGGAATAGAATTTTCGATGAAATAAGGTTGTATGTATTATTTCACAGTGCTGAATTATgcttaaaaatgtgaaaaaaaaacatctaggaCATACATAAATTGGCTCGTATGCGATAGAGGGTTAAAATTAAGGGATTTAGTTATTATAATTAAACTTTCGCAAAGAAAGACGCTAAAATGTAAATCATTTTATCAGAACATCTTCAGATTCTAAAAGTGATAATTTTATCGttcttataaatatttataaacacTGTTCGATTTTCTTCGGCAGTTTTGGTAGAtatctttcataaaaaaaaacaatagtttcATTTTGTATATAATATGAAGAgctttcaatagattttttttatcactagtAAGCCACCATCCCCTAAACTCAGGTTAACAGAATTTTTTCGGCACATATCCAAGCCTAATTAgagcaattttgtttaaaaacctggaaaattcCTGGCTTTTGATTTCCGAATTCACGACCAAACATTCTAGTAAATTTTGTCTAAACCCAGAAATAActctacaaaaatcaagaaaaaaaattgataaaaaaattttcgtCAAAGCTCATTGACAGGTGTTAAGaagtatttaaggcttccaaaaaacctttgtaacctttgtatttttgtaaaacttgctcaaaatattTCGGTTAGAgccataaatataaattttctacaacacaagttgtttttttttgtttgatttctcaaaaataaaaatgaataaatctgggcaaaatccggaaatttttcaatgaaatctggtcaaccgggccgggccagaCTATTCCCAAATATTGTGTTAATCCgggtaaacccggataaaaccgggcaatctggcaacctaacCCAAAATCATCTTGTTTAATCTgtgttttttattcattttaatgaaaattcgtTCTCGGAAACATATTCATCTATGACTAGAAAGAGATGAGgcattaaaacattttcacgCCAAACAATGTTTAATTAACAAGAAAGCTAAGACCATTCAAAGCCGCCGGAAATCATTGGTTACCGCAGCTCGGCAATCCGGTTCCATTTTCTCCGTCCTTCCGTTTGTTAGCCCATTTTGTACAAGCGCTTGGTCTACATACTCGTACCTCAACATTTTAATGTCTACATTGCTGGGTTGAATTGCTGCAAGCCATTAAGCATCGGCGGCAAGCCTATTCCAGTCCGGAGAACTACCTATTAATACTGAATTGTGAAATGGAAAAGCTTTCAGGAACGCATTAGAGCGGAAAAAAGTCACACTAATTCACGGCTGAGGGATTTGAAACGGAAATTCTCCGGCATCCGGGCCAGGGAGTTTGCCCGTCAATCAGTGAGACAACACACGGGGGAAAAGTAGAGGAAAGGACCTGACTTGGATTGGCTACAATCAGTGAAGGTGAAACCACGAGAGTAGCTATGATATGATGTTCTTGCCACAAACCGCCAAACCTCATATGTGGGTACCAACACTCGTTCTCGGTTTTTCCAAGGAACGAATCGGTCGACATGTGTGCCAATATTGAATTGCGTGGGCCCTCTCGCCGAAAAAGAAGGAAGCAAGCAAGGATCCACACGTAGCTCCTTCATCAGCGCAAAGCGGAATAATTTATGGCGACGCGCGAAAACCATAAAACAAGTCCTGCGAATAGCTACTGTAGGGTCATAAAAAGACGCACTGATTTGATTTACGCGACGCTTCATAGGCTgcgctgttgctgttgctagtTGTATTTGTACTCTCCCTAACTCTCACGaaaacacacatacacataGTCACACATACTTACTCGTAGGGA
This sequence is a window from Uranotaenia lowii strain MFRU-FL chromosome 3, ASM2978415v1, whole genome shotgun sequence. Protein-coding genes within it:
- the LOC129753271 gene encoding uncharacterized protein LOC129753271 translates to MSKTRSKTSVLRGLLATFSGIYSFMERYNEDRDSGELAVRLEKLDPLWEKVEEAFTEVEDADGEAGGEENRYVKDRLDFQNKFFELKAFLTSRIRMCSEISAALPTHESTIITSSHPHVKLPLISLPKFSGNVEDWLAFRDLFLSLIHHSPDLPMIEKFHYLRSQLEGEALSVISSLALTQSNYMIAWDLLVARYSNNKVLKKRQVQNIFDLPVLRKESATDLYKLVEGFDKATKVLDQVIQASDYKDLLLIHVLSSRLDDKTRRSWEEHSSTMEEETLKDFVEFLRRRIHILDSLPTKTIEPTQSLNRKSNHIKVASHGAVQLPSESWKCICCSESHPLHTCPVFGRLPVEEREKRLRLQSLCRNCFRRGHRAQECTSKFSCRRCKGRHHTLVCFKTEEGRNSQRVKSGGPRIGQAVNDGASTSGGNEAQKVASNVVRTAQKILLATAIVWVQDDSGRRVPARALLDSGSECNIISTSLSQRLRIQRGRVQVQISGVGQVPTNTKERMRASIQSLQSDYSQTMEFYVLPKVTEDLPTSNISISTWRLPEEIKLADPDFFKSNPIDLLLGGEYFFCFFPTKQRIQLGEGLPMLVHSVFGWLVTGRCGVSSGEAPILCQHSSISQSLEKLMSKFWEIEEGRSSSKYSVEETRCEENFIQTVKRADDGRYIVGLPKSPEAVARLGESKSAALRRWLQLERRLDQNESLRSEYNDFMSEYLSHGHMRKVMEPNDNILHFYLPHHPVIKASSTTTRVRVVFDASAKSTNGISLNDALLNGPVIQDDLRTLIIRSRFFPIILIADVEKMFRQVWIDAADLPLQRILWRFSPTDPIDTFELLTVTYGTKPAPFLATRCLKQLSLDEASKYPLAAKRLEKDVYMDDVITGAMDVDEAKVLRKQLDDLTQSGGFRLRKWVSNIPAALEGISEDNLAIPFGDGIDFEAEKTVKTLGLNSHWNHVPGLLNPADQLSRGLDPELVIHDEAWWNGPPWLAQEKEFWPRQSDSHPEAENTDLERKRISNPNVISPNSKNEFSDWYFSQFTDYTKLIRATAYFRRFLKYLRAIEKKKINSIPLCVQELHDAEYRLVCMVQKDYFPKEYAALQKGNPVHRSSKLRWYVPRLDEDGIIRIGGRLQNSEQPEDAKHPMVIPGKHPFAELLADCYHRRLLHAGCQLLLSTIRLKFWPLGGRNLCRKVIHKCLICFRAKPNLQQQFMSQLPKTRITISKPFTNTCVDYFGPVYIRQGFRKGPIKAYVAVFVCFATKAVHLELVSDLSSPRFIQALRRFIARRGKCCNIYSDNGANFVGARNVMRDLIKKLKSRIHHDEIQNECSQNGINWHFIPPGSPHFGGLWEAAVRSAKKHLLRVLGTSSASQEDYITLLAQVEACLNSRPLTQLTDDPTDLEPLTPGHFLIGSSMQALPDEELSSVPENRLNQLQLKQQQLDRFWRRWSTEYLTQLQARVKNWQPPIDIQPGRLVIMIDENQPSMNWKMARIHQLHPGDDGVTRVVTLKTAKGYTKRAINKICLLPITTDPADEQKVSEM